Proteins encoded by one window of uncultured Draconibacterium sp.:
- a CDS encoding carbohydrate kinase encodes MEIKNNEILCFGEVLWDRLPSGAKAGGAPMNVALHLNAIGLDATIASSVGNDKPGEELKKFLEDSGMSTAYIQTDEQLPTSEVLVHLDENNNATYEICEPVAWDCIRLTNSLMDKAKRSGLMIYGSLASRDPLTRETLMNLLDYDGVKLIDVNFRKPYDSQEVVERLLESTDIVKLNDEELAVFAGWHNQSESNEYELIEWFVTKYNVEMLCVTKGEKGALLYCNGKFYEHPGFKVNAVDTVGAGDAFLAGLIASLLNKKEPADALAFACATGAFVASKAGATPKYDMDEIEKILSTDQQPIERNTL; translated from the coding sequence ATGGAAATTAAAAACAACGAAATACTGTGTTTTGGCGAGGTGCTATGGGATCGTTTGCCATCCGGTGCTAAAGCCGGAGGAGCGCCAATGAACGTTGCGCTTCATCTGAATGCAATCGGTTTGGATGCTACCATTGCAAGTAGTGTTGGAAACGATAAACCGGGTGAGGAACTAAAGAAATTCCTTGAGGATTCGGGAATGTCTACTGCCTACATTCAAACCGATGAGCAATTGCCAACCAGCGAAGTACTGGTGCATTTGGATGAAAACAACAATGCTACCTACGAAATCTGTGAGCCTGTGGCCTGGGATTGCATCCGCTTAACCAATTCATTGATGGATAAAGCGAAACGCTCCGGTTTGATGATTTATGGATCTCTGGCTTCCCGTGATCCGTTAACACGCGAAACGTTGATGAACCTGCTGGATTATGATGGTGTGAAACTGATCGATGTAAATTTTCGCAAACCTTACGATTCGCAGGAAGTAGTTGAACGACTGTTGGAAAGTACAGATATCGTAAAATTAAACGATGAAGAACTCGCGGTTTTTGCCGGTTGGCATAACCAATCTGAATCAAACGAATACGAGCTGATCGAATGGTTTGTTACGAAATACAATGTTGAAATGCTGTGCGTTACAAAAGGCGAAAAAGGAGCCTTGTTGTATTGCAATGGTAAATTCTACGAACACCCTGGTTTTAAAGTAAATGCAGTTGACACCGTTGGTGCCGGCGATGCATTTCTTGCCGGACTGATTGCTTCCCTTCTCAATAAGAAAGAACCTGCCGACGCATTGGCATTTGCCTGTGCTACCGGCGCTTTTGTGGCATCGAAAGCCGGTGCCACCCCAAAATACGACATGGACGAGATTGAAAAGATCTTATCAACTGACCAACAGCCTATTGAAAGAAATACTCTTTAA
- a CDS encoding sugar porter family MFS transporter, with protein MKTQNVFSVAIIIALGGFLFGYDIAMMSGTTTQLETLFNLNSFWLGFTIAVAIMGTIIGTIIIGKPAEKYGRKKSLILLSGLFALSTLGSAFAISWAMLLFFRFVTGILLGCITVVTPMFIAEISPAKKRGQLVLLNQFFVVTAIFLAFAVNYLLANIFESGSWRWMIGVEAIPAVIFFLLLNLVPESPRWLVNQGRNDEALTIFQRIQAENPQEEVRIVKQSVEEEEAMGHGKLFVKAYRFPIMIAILIAAFNQLAGINAIMIYAPRVFEMAGFGTNASLLQSISVGATNFIFTFVALFLIDKYGRRTLLMAGSVGMVVFLGLLSKSFFTGNYSDFGGYGVMIYLMGFIAFFAFSQGAVLWVVISEIFPNKVRSQGQALGSFTHWIFAAALIWGFPVLNNTVGGGISFGFFAVMMVLHFFFAWKILPETKGKSLEEIQQEMQKLIK; from the coding sequence ATGAAAACGCAAAACGTATTTTCTGTCGCTATTATAATAGCCCTCGGTGGCTTTCTTTTTGGCTACGACATTGCCATGATGTCGGGAACCACCACACAATTAGAAACCTTATTTAATTTAAATAGTTTCTGGCTGGGATTTACCATAGCCGTTGCTATTATGGGAACCATAATCGGTACCATAATAATTGGTAAACCTGCCGAGAAATATGGACGAAAAAAATCACTGATCCTTCTGTCCGGTTTATTTGCTTTATCAACACTCGGAAGTGCTTTTGCCATTAGCTGGGCAATGTTACTGTTCTTCCGTTTTGTTACCGGTATTCTGCTGGGTTGCATTACGGTAGTTACACCAATGTTTATAGCCGAAATTTCGCCGGCAAAAAAGCGTGGCCAGTTGGTTTTGCTCAACCAGTTTTTTGTGGTTACCGCCATTTTCCTGGCCTTTGCCGTTAATTACCTTCTAGCTAATATTTTCGAAAGCGGATCGTGGCGCTGGATGATCGGTGTTGAGGCCATTCCGGCAGTTATCTTTTTTCTGTTGCTAAACCTGGTTCCTGAAAGTCCGCGCTGGCTGGTAAACCAGGGACGAAACGATGAAGCGCTTACTATTTTTCAACGTATTCAGGCCGAAAATCCACAGGAAGAAGTACGAATTGTTAAACAATCGGTAGAAGAAGAGGAAGCAATGGGGCACGGAAAATTGTTCGTTAAAGCTTACCGCTTCCCGATAATGATTGCCATACTGATTGCGGCATTTAACCAGCTGGCAGGTATTAATGCCATTATGATTTATGCCCCAAGAGTTTTCGAAATGGCAGGATTTGGAACCAATGCATCACTGCTTCAATCCATCTCAGTAGGTGCTACCAATTTCATTTTCACTTTTGTAGCACTTTTCCTTATCGATAAATACGGACGAAGAACGCTGCTAATGGCCGGATCAGTAGGAATGGTTGTGTTTCTGGGACTGCTTTCAAAGTCATTTTTCACCGGCAACTATTCCGATTTTGGCGGCTATGGAGTAATGATCTACCTGATGGGTTTCATCGCCTTTTTTGCCTTCTCGCAGGGAGCTGTGCTTTGGGTGGTAATTTCCGAAATATTTCCCAACAAAGTGCGCTCGCAGGGACAGGCACTCGGGAGTTTTACACACTGGATTTTTGCCGCCGCTCTTATCTGGGGCTTCCCGGTACTCAATAACACCGTTGGCGGAGGAATCTCCTTTGGATTCTTTGCTGTGATGATGGTGCTGCACTTCTTCTTTGCCTGGAAAATTCTCCCCGAGACTAAAGGCAAATCGCTGGAAGAAATTCAACAGGAAATGCAAAAACTAATCAAATAA
- a CDS encoding substrate-binding domain-containing protein, producing MTKKRTILFLFLLFISICGLSAKEKYTIGFSQCGQRDNWRLKMEAEMERELLFHPDLSIVIKQALDDSETQIKQIDELMNMGIDLLIVSPNEINPIQKAVEEVYQKGIPVVLIDRRIDSENFTAYVGGDNYEIGQFAAEYIGRKLNYKGNILEIQGAQTMSAAAERSRGFNDALVKYPNLNNVYKIHSFWNDEIVADSLPSGFAKHPDIKAIFAFNDGLAEDAVEALNTNKLSTDLIIVGIDGLPTPGDGIEMVENGTLTATIIYPTGGKESIQLASKILNGEPFAKYNSLFSTVVDESNVRITRHQFQNISELQLDIKKSMDMLKILNGRYHVQQILLFVLLVLFTVMIIFLVMYLSANKKLKQSNIDLGKQKNEISSQNAELVRLSNELEEATKAKLRFFTNMSHEFRTPLTLIVGPLENMIDSADIPERFKKQVSLMHKNALRLLHLINQLMDFRKIENNKMQLQAAKYDVVSFLNEVMTPFYDLAEKKKISLLFETEKHSINAWFDLDKLDKVIFNLLSNAIKFTPENGRIKVSCSTSKSVVNKIWDEELEIKVADTGNGIPPNEVKHIFDRFYQAESSHGFMGTGLGLSLSKEFVDLHHGKIEVKSEVGKGTTFTIRLPLGDQHLSDAAKIESPVSHSAGQPTKGSSKIQIDTIAEIDDKALALDFDETPTILLVEDEKDVREYIKDSLYDHYRILQAENGRKALEIIREEEPDLIISDIMMPEMDGLEMTRTLKTDLKTCHIPIILLTAKTSQEQKFEGLEEGADSYIPKPFNSKHLQIRVKKLLELRKKMQERYKGQLLINEDDKDLSRLDRKFLNKISQIVEEHLEKEELTVEELSQILGLSRVHVYRKIKKLTGMSVSEFVRSVKLKLSLNLIKTSGKTMAEIAYEVGFSSPSYFTKCFKDQFGMSPSEYAKK from the coding sequence ATGACGAAGAAACGAACCATCCTATTTCTTTTCCTCCTCTTCATTTCTATCTGTGGTCTTTCGGCAAAAGAAAAATACACCATCGGTTTTTCGCAATGCGGGCAAAGAGATAACTGGCGGTTAAAAATGGAGGCCGAAATGGAGCGGGAATTGCTGTTTCACCCCGATTTGTCGATCGTTATAAAACAAGCTTTAGACGATAGTGAAACGCAAATAAAGCAGATCGATGAACTCATGAATATGGGCATTGATCTATTAATTGTTTCGCCCAACGAAATCAACCCCATTCAAAAGGCCGTTGAGGAAGTTTATCAAAAAGGAATTCCGGTTGTTTTGATTGATCGGAGAATCGATTCGGAGAACTTTACGGCTTATGTGGGTGGCGACAATTATGAGATTGGCCAATTTGCTGCAGAATATATTGGCCGAAAATTGAACTACAAAGGCAATATACTCGAAATCCAGGGAGCGCAAACAATGTCGGCGGCGGCAGAAAGAAGCAGAGGTTTTAATGATGCGCTGGTCAAGTATCCCAACCTGAATAATGTCTACAAAATCCACTCGTTTTGGAATGACGAAATTGTTGCCGACAGTTTACCATCGGGCTTTGCAAAACATCCTGATATTAAAGCCATATTTGCTTTTAACGATGGTTTGGCAGAGGATGCAGTTGAAGCACTGAATACGAATAAGCTGTCGACTGATCTAATTATAGTGGGCATTGACGGACTACCAACACCGGGGGATGGGATTGAAATGGTTGAAAACGGAACGTTGACAGCAACCATAATTTATCCTACCGGCGGAAAGGAGTCGATTCAACTGGCATCAAAAATCCTTAATGGTGAGCCATTTGCAAAATACAATTCACTTTTTTCCACCGTTGTTGATGAATCAAATGTAAGGATCACCCGACATCAATTTCAAAATATCTCGGAACTGCAGTTAGATATCAAAAAATCGATGGACATGCTTAAAATCCTGAACGGTAGATATCATGTGCAGCAAATTCTTCTGTTCGTATTGTTGGTGCTGTTTACGGTAATGATCATTTTTCTTGTGATGTACCTTTCTGCCAACAAAAAATTGAAGCAGTCGAATATTGATTTAGGAAAGCAGAAAAATGAGATATCTTCTCAAAACGCTGAACTTGTTCGGCTAAGTAACGAGTTGGAGGAAGCTACAAAAGCAAAACTTCGCTTTTTTACCAATATGTCGCATGAGTTCCGAACTCCGCTCACACTAATCGTTGGTCCGTTGGAAAATATGATTGATTCGGCCGACATTCCCGAGCGTTTTAAAAAGCAGGTTTCGCTGATGCACAAAAATGCGTTGCGCTTGCTGCACCTCATCAATCAGTTGATGGATTTCAGGAAAATAGAGAACAATAAAATGCAGTTGCAGGCTGCAAAATATGATGTTGTAAGTTTTCTGAATGAAGTAATGACTCCCTTTTACGACCTGGCTGAAAAGAAAAAGATTTCGCTGTTGTTTGAAACTGAAAAGCACAGTATAAATGCCTGGTTTGATTTGGATAAGCTGGACAAGGTAATTTTTAACCTGCTTTCGAATGCCATTAAGTTTACGCCGGAAAATGGCCGTATTAAAGTTTCTTGTTCAACGTCAAAATCGGTGGTAAACAAAATTTGGGATGAAGAACTGGAAATAAAAGTTGCTGACACAGGAAACGGAATTCCCCCGAATGAGGTGAAGCATATTTTCGATCGTTTTTACCAGGCCGAAAGCTCGCACGGCTTTATGGGGACAGGTCTTGGGCTGTCACTCTCGAAAGAGTTTGTTGATCTGCATCACGGTAAAATTGAAGTGAAAAGCGAAGTAGGCAAAGGCACAACTTTTACCATTCGTTTGCCTTTGGGAGATCAGCATTTAAGCGATGCCGCAAAAATAGAATCGCCGGTGAGCCATTCGGCCGGGCAACCAACAAAAGGAAGTAGTAAAATTCAAATCGATACGATTGCTGAGATTGATGATAAAGCGCTTGCACTGGATTTTGACGAAACGCCGACCATTCTTTTGGTTGAAGATGAGAAAGATGTGCGGGAATACATAAAAGATAGTCTGTACGATCATTACCGAATTTTACAAGCCGAAAATGGCAGAAAAGCACTGGAAATAATCCGCGAGGAAGAACCCGACCTGATAATCAGCGATATTATGATGCCGGAAATGGATGGACTGGAAATGACACGCACGCTAAAAACCGATTTAAAAACCTGCCATATTCCGATTATTCTACTTACCGCAAAAACTTCGCAAGAGCAGAAGTTTGAAGGCCTGGAAGAAGGTGCCGACTCCTATATTCCGAAACCTTTTAACAGCAAACATTTACAAATAAGGGTAAAGAAATTGCTCGAACTCAGAAAGAAGATGCAGGAGCGTTACAAAGGACAGTTACTTATAAATGAAGATGATAAGGATCTGTCGCGTCTCGATCGGAAATTCCTGAATAAAATTTCGCAGATTGTAGAAGAACACCTCGAAAAAGAAGAGTTAACGGTTGAAGAATTGAGCCAAATATTAGGGCTTTCGCGCGTACATGTTTACCGAAAAATTAAAAAGTTGACGGGAATGTCGGTTAGCGAATTTGTTCGGTCGGTAAAATTGAAACTTTCGTTGAACCTGATTAAAACCAGCGGAAAAACAATGGCCGAGATTGCCTACGAAGTTGGTTTTTCATCGCCTTCGTATTTCACTAAGTGTTTTAAAGATCAGTTTGGGATGTCGCCCAGTGAGTATGCGAAAAAATAG
- a CDS encoding glycoside hydrolase family 9 protein: MKQLTILSLIMVLLAACSYEPNQNLVLNDLEYFETQGVNVLVYSNLFTGGFNDEKNAGIELIHHGIRTAQGGAVRLSNTPEQWDLVPAIPTRTVDSVLNTIEATLRYEDYDFDSRVVVATKGKAVEISVYLDNPLPEAVEGKAGFNLEFLPSQYWGKTYLMDGRINRFSRYVAGGSVTKPNSEKTKQFKGYVTSDDRGTDQFIDPLPLETGRTMLLAPEDPERMVKITSDDADIMLFDGRMLAQNGWYVVRSLLPAGKTGKVLTWTVEPNAINGWVREPNIGFSQVGYLPSQQKVSVIELDKKDKPLAKASVYKVGDDGNASEVFSSKIESWGDYFKYHYVKFDFSSVNTPGIYYIQYGDFKTNNFIIADNVYDWITDATSDVWIPIHMNHMFVNEAYRVWHGEPFKEGYLQAPPNTDHFDLHRQGPTTDTKYKALETIPGLNIGGFFDAGDFDIETGSNIGVVQNFVETWEYFKPLRDQTFIDEKQRYVDLHRPDGTPDILQFIEHGTMNLVAQAEIIGHMAQTLSNSVLDNYHHLGDAASITDGLPYNPKLGPYEVAPDGRSSGVKDDMWAFTSRNPGLDLRAAAMFAAASRALKGYNDDLSERALKQSKRLLKESTELLAKVPEDQRGWWGQSADMGTNLELYISTGEQQYIDKFEELLWPSLDRNVSRNILTALHAIPHMEESYKEKLRPYMEKYKEYIDELEKDNPYGVPIGLGNWAGSGSVVSFGTTICFASKYFPEIIDAEHAFKATNWLYGCHPYHNYSLVATVGAARPKEVFYGNNRADFSFIPGNVAPGLLFRQPDHFENYDDWPFLWGQNEGTIGGNTRYLIFGSAFKNLVK, encoded by the coding sequence ATGAAACAACTTACAATTTTATCACTGATTATGGTGCTTTTAGCAGCATGCAGTTATGAACCTAACCAGAACCTGGTACTCAATGATCTTGAATATTTCGAAACTCAAGGTGTTAATGTTTTGGTGTACAGTAACCTTTTTACCGGAGGTTTTAATGATGAAAAAAACGCTGGTATTGAATTGATTCACCATGGAATAAGAACCGCGCAAGGTGGCGCTGTGAGACTATCGAACACTCCGGAGCAGTGGGACCTTGTTCCTGCAATACCAACCCGTACGGTAGACAGCGTATTAAATACCATTGAAGCCACCTTAAGATATGAAGATTATGATTTTGACTCTCGAGTAGTTGTTGCTACAAAAGGCAAAGCTGTTGAAATATCCGTTTACCTCGACAATCCCCTTCCCGAAGCAGTTGAAGGAAAAGCAGGATTTAATCTCGAGTTTCTGCCATCGCAGTATTGGGGAAAAACCTATTTAATGGATGGACGGATTAATCGTTTTTCACGTTATGTTGCGGGAGGTTCGGTTACAAAGCCCAACAGTGAAAAGACGAAACAATTTAAAGGATATGTAACGTCTGATGACAGAGGAACAGACCAATTTATCGATCCGCTTCCACTCGAAACCGGCCGGACAATGCTTCTAGCTCCTGAAGATCCCGAACGTATGGTAAAAATTACATCGGATGATGCCGATATTATGCTTTTCGACGGCCGTATGCTGGCACAAAATGGCTGGTATGTTGTTCGTAGTTTGCTCCCTGCCGGAAAAACAGGTAAAGTTTTAACATGGACGGTTGAACCAAATGCCATAAACGGTTGGGTAAGAGAACCAAATATTGGTTTTTCGCAGGTGGGATATCTGCCTTCGCAACAAAAAGTTTCAGTAATTGAACTCGACAAAAAAGACAAACCACTGGCAAAAGCATCTGTTTACAAAGTTGGCGACGACGGTAATGCAAGTGAAGTATTTAGCAGCAAGATCGAATCGTGGGGCGACTATTTCAAATACCACTATGTAAAATTCGATTTTTCTTCGGTTAACACACCCGGAATCTATTACATTCAGTATGGCGATTTTAAAACAAATAACTTCATCATTGCAGATAATGTTTACGATTGGATCACCGATGCCACCAGTGATGTGTGGATACCAATTCATATGAACCACATGTTTGTAAACGAGGCCTATCGGGTGTGGCACGGCGAGCCATTTAAAGAAGGTTATCTTCAGGCTCCGCCAAACACCGATCACTTCGACCTCCACAGACAAGGACCAACAACTGATACCAAATATAAAGCACTGGAAACCATCCCCGGTCTCAACATTGGCGGTTTTTTCGATGCGGGAGACTTTGACATTGAAACAGGTTCAAATATCGGGGTGGTGCAGAATTTTGTGGAAACATGGGAGTATTTTAAACCTCTTCGCGACCAGACATTTATTGATGAGAAGCAACGCTATGTTGACCTTCATCGTCCGGACGGAACACCCGATATATTGCAGTTTATCGAACACGGAACAATGAATCTGGTGGCTCAGGCAGAGATTATCGGCCACATGGCACAAACCCTCTCCAATTCTGTTTTGGATAATTACCATCACCTTGGCGATGCAGCCTCAATAACCGACGGCCTTCCTTATAATCCAAAACTCGGCCCTTACGAAGTAGCACCCGACGGGCGATCGAGCGGAGTTAAAGATGATATGTGGGCATTCACAAGCCGCAATCCCGGTCTCGATCTCCGGGCTGCAGCAATGTTCGCCGCAGCGAGCCGTGCATTAAAAGGATATAACGATGATCTTTCTGAAAGGGCTTTGAAACAATCAAAAAGACTACTAAAAGAATCAACTGAGTTACTTGCCAAAGTTCCGGAAGATCAACGTGGATGGTGGGGACAGTCTGCTGATATGGGTACAAATCTTGAACTCTACATCTCAACCGGGGAACAGCAATATATCGATAAATTCGAGGAACTTTTATGGCCTTCACTCGATCGCAATGTTAGTCGCAACATACTGACTGCTTTGCATGCTATTCCGCACATGGAGGAATCTTACAAAGAAAAGTTGCGTCCATATATGGAAAAATACAAAGAATATATCGATGAGCTTGAAAAAGATAATCCTTACGGAGTGCCGATTGGACTGGGTAACTGGGCAGGCAGCGGAAGTGTGGTAAGTTTTGGCACAACCATTTGTTTTGCCAGTAAATATTTTCCTGAAATTATTGATGCTGAACATGCATTTAAAGCCACCAACTGGCTGTATGGATGTCATCCGTATCACAATTATTCGTTAGTGGCAACAGTGGGGGCTGCTCGTCCCAAAGAAGTCTTTTATGGAAATAACAGGGCTGACTTTTCATTTATTCCGGGTAATGTTGCCCCGGGTTTATTGTTCAGACAACCTGATCATTTTGAAAACTATGATGACTGGCCATTTTTATGGGGACAAAACGAAGGAACTATTGGAGGAAATACCCGGTATTTAATTTTTGGATCAGCCTTTAAGAACCTGGTAAAATAG
- a CDS encoding TIM-barrel domain-containing protein yields MKSRNLCKIKLLLTVFAAILLGTGCQSEKTLQVLNSGDDSFTEVSLLNPYGKEITFSADETEGAIGYAFGDKITWLKGQPEAVLNTENETVYSWGNNGQKVIMQVQKNMTDLDITFRLEAAEIVPSKWLINLAASNDEYYTGVFERVVDGDQSESWKEGISTALNLRGEKVDVKLKPTVSAYSPFYISSENYGFFVHGTWPGVIDFCKEKSDLVQIAFEGTEFKFSIMMDEGPAGIVQRHTLRTGPPVKLPKWALGPWRWRDDHFHQKTYFDGSEVNAPFNSDIVEDVLMMEAYDIPCTAYWIDRPWAIGSMGYDDFEVDYQRLPQFEEMISWLNKKDMELMIWIAPWVMGDMATEALEKGYNLETKGPRNDNMVLMDYTNTEACNWWGEYVAKIAKMGVKGFKLDRADGEILCDSLHLLTSSGISYRENYNDYPRQYIKATYDAVKPVHDNDFVLFPRAMYTGSSRYGAMWAGDTGNPPEGLRSVLIGAQRCAVMGYPFWSSDTGGYPKNIDRETTMRWIAFSCFSPIMEVGPTNNFGFWGMDYQPSFDTELLAIWRLYTKLRMNLVDYISEMSDVACKTGMPVLRPLFLEYPDQKESWENWETYKFGNDLLVSVIWEKEKTNQQVYLPAGETWINVWTRKEYNGGQTINVDALLHQIPLFMRKGSTLNLPDLNKLFEESVEVTSEKYTMKDLEKKENWQ; encoded by the coding sequence ATGAAATCAAGAAATTTGTGTAAAATAAAGTTACTGCTAACTGTCTTTGCTGCTATACTCCTGGGTACAGGATGCCAGTCAGAAAAAACATTACAAGTATTGAATTCCGGTGATGATTCTTTTACTGAAGTATCATTACTAAATCCATACGGTAAGGAAATCACTTTTTCAGCAGATGAAACCGAAGGAGCTATCGGATATGCTTTTGGCGATAAAATTACCTGGTTAAAAGGCCAGCCTGAAGCTGTTCTGAATACCGAAAATGAGACAGTTTATTCATGGGGTAATAATGGCCAGAAAGTAATCATGCAGGTACAAAAAAATATGACAGACCTGGATATTACTTTTCGTTTGGAAGCCGCTGAAATAGTGCCTTCAAAATGGTTAATCAACCTTGCTGCATCGAATGATGAATATTATACCGGTGTATTTGAAAGAGTTGTGGACGGCGATCAGAGCGAATCGTGGAAGGAAGGAATTAGCACTGCATTAAACCTTAGGGGAGAGAAAGTGGATGTAAAATTGAAACCAACCGTTTCGGCCTATTCTCCGTTTTATATCTCATCAGAGAATTATGGTTTTTTTGTTCACGGAACATGGCCGGGCGTTATCGATTTTTGTAAAGAAAAGTCTGATTTGGTTCAGATTGCCTTCGAAGGAACCGAATTCAAATTCTCGATAATGATGGATGAAGGCCCTGCAGGAATTGTGCAGCGACATACACTGAGAACCGGACCTCCTGTGAAACTGCCAAAATGGGCCCTGGGTCCATGGCGTTGGCGCGACGATCATTTTCATCAGAAAACATATTTCGATGGTTCTGAAGTAAACGCACCTTTCAATTCTGATATTGTAGAAGATGTTTTGATGATGGAAGCCTATGACATTCCATGTACTGCATATTGGATTGATCGGCCGTGGGCAATTGGTTCGATGGGATACGATGATTTTGAAGTCGATTATCAACGTTTACCGCAATTTGAAGAAATGATTTCGTGGCTGAATAAAAAGGACATGGAATTGATGATTTGGATTGCCCCGTGGGTTATGGGAGACATGGCAACTGAAGCATTGGAAAAAGGATATAACCTTGAAACCAAAGGACCTCGCAACGACAATATGGTTTTAATGGATTACACCAACACTGAAGCCTGCAACTGGTGGGGAGAATATGTGGCAAAAATTGCAAAAATGGGTGTAAAAGGTTTTAAACTCGATCGGGCTGATGGAGAAATTTTATGCGACTCGTTGCATCTACTTACAAGTTCGGGAATATCTTATCGTGAAAACTACAACGATTACCCAAGACAGTATATTAAAGCTACTTACGATGCCGTAAAACCTGTTCATGATAACGATTTTGTTTTGTTTCCGCGGGCAATGTACACAGGAAGTTCGCGCTACGGTGCTATGTGGGCCGGTGATACCGGAAATCCGCCCGAGGGTTTGCGTTCTGTGTTGATAGGTGCACAAAGGTGTGCTGTTATGGGTTATCCGTTTTGGTCATCGGATACAGGAGGTTACCCCAAAAACATCGATCGTGAAACAACAATGCGATGGATTGCTTTCTCCTGTTTTTCGCCAATTATGGAAGTAGGACCAACCAATAATTTTGGTTTTTGGGGAATGGATTACCAACCTTCTTTTGATACGGAATTATTGGCAATATGGCGCTTGTACACAAAATTGCGCATGAATTTGGTTGACTATATTTCCGAAATGAGTGATGTTGCCTGCAAAACCGGAATGCCTGTTTTACGCCCACTTTTTTTGGAATATCCCGATCAAAAAGAAAGCTGGGAAAACTGGGAAACCTACAAGTTTGGAAACGACTTGCTTGTTTCAGTTATCTGGGAAAAAGAAAAAACCAATCAACAGGTTTATTTGCCTGCCGGAGAAACATGGATAAATGTTTGGACCAGGAAAGAATATAATGGCGGGCAAACCATAAATGTTGATGCCTTACTTCATCAAATTCCATTGTTCATGCGAAAAGGAAGCACACTGAATTTACCCGACCTGAATAAACTCTTTGAGGAATCGGTTGAAGTAACTTCAGAAAAATATACAATGAAAGACCTTGAAAAAAAGGAGAACTGGCAGTAA
- a CDS encoding cyclophilin-like fold protein, whose amino-acid sequence MKKTILFFSTTLFIMALACSGESHDLNSDNPINKEIVDEQTNDETNTNKMNLQIGDTTLTATLADNSSAEALAQALSEAPITVEMRDYGNMEKVGSLGRDFPTNNESTTTEPGDIILYQGSALVIYYAPNTWNFTRLGKIDDITKEDLMQVLGEGNVTVTLSLPEE is encoded by the coding sequence ATGAAAAAAACGATTCTATTTTTCAGCACGACTCTTTTCATTATGGCTCTGGCCTGTTCAGGCGAAAGTCATGATTTGAATTCGGACAACCCTATAAATAAGGAGATTGTTGATGAACAGACAAATGATGAAACAAACACGAATAAAATGAATTTACAGATTGGAGATACAACACTCACAGCCACTCTTGCCGATAATTCGTCGGCAGAAGCACTTGCACAGGCTCTTTCGGAAGCACCGATTACAGTTGAAATGCGCGACTACGGAAATATGGAAAAAGTAGGATCGCTTGGCCGGGATTTTCCCACAAACAACGAATCGACTACGACCGAACCGGGAGATATAATTCTGTACCAGGGAAGTGCTTTGGTAATTTATTATGCGCCAAACACCTGGAATTTTACCCGCCTCGGGAAGATTGACGACATTACAAAAGAGGACTTGATGCAAGTTCTCGGTGAAGGCAATGTAACGGTTACCCTGTCGTTACCGGAGGAGTAA